From the genome of Nocardia sp. NBC_01503, one region includes:
- the pip gene encoding prolyl aminopeptidase — protein sequence MRTLYPPIEPYEQGMLDVGDGQLMYWEVSGNPDGKPVVFLHGGPGGGTAPFHRQFFDPAAYRIVLLDQRGCGQSTPHIADGASLETNTTWHLVADIEALRTHLGIERWQVFGGSWGSTLALAYAQTHPERVTELVLRGIFLLRRKEIDWYYNGAAGFVYPDEWEKFLAPVPESERGQDLIEVYHRLLHSPDAKLATDAAVAWSTWEGATSSLLPQPDRVAETADPRFALAFAAIENHYFHNRGFLEDGQLLRDIDRIAHIPGVIVQGRHDIVCPAVSAWDLHKAWANSELHMVPDAGHAAAEPGITHHLIEATDRYRT from the coding sequence ATGCGCACGCTCTATCCACCGATCGAGCCGTACGAGCAGGGCATGCTCGACGTCGGCGATGGTCAGCTGATGTATTGGGAGGTCAGCGGCAATCCCGACGGTAAGCCGGTGGTGTTCCTGCACGGCGGGCCCGGCGGTGGCACCGCGCCGTTCCACCGGCAGTTCTTCGATCCGGCGGCGTATCGGATCGTGCTGCTGGATCAGCGCGGCTGCGGGCAGTCGACACCGCATATCGCCGACGGCGCGAGCCTGGAGACCAACACCACCTGGCATCTGGTCGCCGATATCGAGGCGCTGCGAACGCATTTGGGTATCGAGCGCTGGCAGGTGTTCGGCGGATCCTGGGGGTCGACGCTGGCGCTGGCGTACGCGCAGACCCATCCGGAGCGGGTCACCGAACTGGTGCTGCGCGGGATATTCCTGTTGCGCCGCAAGGAAATCGATTGGTACTACAATGGCGCTGCGGGGTTCGTCTACCCCGATGAGTGGGAGAAGTTCCTGGCACCGGTGCCCGAGAGCGAACGCGGGCAGGACCTGATCGAGGTCTATCACCGGTTGTTGCACTCCCCCGACGCCAAGCTCGCCACCGACGCGGCCGTCGCGTGGTCCACCTGGGAGGGCGCCACGAGTTCCCTACTGCCCCAGCCGGATCGGGTCGCCGAAACCGCCGATCCGCGCTTCGCTCTGGCGTTCGCCGCGATCGAGAACCACTATTTCCACAATCGTGGGTTTCTCGAGGACGGGCAGCTGCTGCGCGATATCGACCGCATCGCACATATTCCCGGAGTTATCGTGCAGGGCAGGCATGACATCGTCTGCCCGGCCGTGAGCGCGTGGGATCTGCATAAGGCGTGGGCGAATTCGGAGCTGCACATGGTTCCCGATGCCGGGCATGCCGCCGCCGAACCCGGTATCACCCACCATCTGATCGAGGCCACGGACAGATACAGGACGTAA
- the panB gene encoding 3-methyl-2-oxobutanoate hydroxymethyltransferase produces MSVSDAETPAYGAAPAKTAKRKTRVQHLQQMKSEGERWSMLTAYDYSTARLFEEAGIPVLLVGDSAANVVYGYDTTVAISVDELIPLVRGVVRGAPHALVVADLPFGSYESSPEQALATAVRFMKEGGAHAVKLEGGERMADTIAKITAAGIPVMAHIGFTPQSVNTLGGFRVQGRGDGAEQLIADAIAVQEAGAFSVVMEMVPAELAGQVTRKLTIPTVGIGAGADTDAQVLVWQDMVGYTSGKTAKFVKQFADVGGQLRSAAATYADEVRRGVFPGPEHSY; encoded by the coding sequence ATGTCCGTATCCGATGCGGAGACCCCCGCCTACGGTGCAGCACCCGCCAAGACCGCCAAGCGCAAGACCCGTGTACAGCATCTGCAGCAGATGAAGAGTGAGGGTGAGCGCTGGTCCATGCTCACCGCCTATGACTACTCCACCGCCCGGCTCTTCGAAGAGGCCGGTATCCCGGTACTGCTGGTCGGCGATTCCGCCGCCAATGTGGTGTACGGCTACGACACCACGGTCGCCATCTCGGTCGACGAACTGATTCCGCTGGTGCGCGGTGTGGTGCGCGGTGCGCCGCATGCGCTGGTGGTGGCGGATCTGCCGTTCGGCAGCTATGAGTCCTCCCCGGAGCAGGCGCTCGCCACGGCCGTCCGATTCATGAAGGAGGGCGGCGCGCACGCGGTGAAGTTGGAGGGCGGCGAGCGCATGGCCGACACCATTGCCAAGATCACCGCCGCCGGCATCCCGGTGATGGCGCATATCGGCTTCACCCCGCAGAGCGTCAACACCCTCGGCGGTTTCCGCGTCCAGGGTCGCGGTGACGGCGCCGAGCAGCTCATCGCCGATGCCATCGCGGTACAGGAGGCCGGGGCGTTCTCGGTCGTGATGGAGATGGTTCCGGCCGAGCTCGCCGGACAGGTCACCCGCAAGCTGACCATTCCGACGGTCGGCATCGGCGCGGGCGCGGACACCGACGCGCAGGTGCTCGTCTGGCAGGACATGGTCGGCTACACCTCCGGCAAGACCGCCAAGTTCGTCAAGCAGTTCGCCGATGTGGGTGGCCAATTGCGCAGTGCCGCAGCCACTTACGCGGATGAGGTGCGGCGCGGAGTATTCCCCGGCCCGGAGCACAGCTACTGA
- a CDS encoding alpha/beta hydrolase, with amino-acid sequence MRTNRAVLIAAALVMTAAGCSTVVEGNPTATAPKDMGQYYNQQVKWGSCSDFGDDEMPAGAECARVTVPVDYDNPGGATAKIAISRIKATGTKIGSLLFNPGGPGVPGISMVNIADNTQLSERFDRVGFDPRGIGASQPSIKCLTATENDAERAEAPKDNSPSGIAAAETENKQYADKCVERTGKDFLAHVGTREVVQDMDVIRAALGDAKLSYVGYSYGTRLGYAYAEKFPDKVRALVLDGALDPSQDPVKESVLQATSFQSVFNKYAQDCATKQDCPLGNDPAQAVARFRALMNPLWDKPVPTDDPRGLHYGDAITGVQQTLYSNRYWPALTKGLRELVAGKGDTLLALADMYDGRRDDGTYDNSADAFNAIRCVDDPPITDRAVAAKQDAEYRKGAPFLDDAHGSDAAPLELCAIWPVPNTSTPHRLSIPDLPKTVVISTTNDPATPYQAGVDLADQLKATLITFNGDRHTVSLSGVECVDDPVIAYLVDLKEPAAGLTC; translated from the coding sequence ATGCGAACCAACCGAGCCGTGCTGATAGCGGCGGCGTTGGTGATGACCGCCGCCGGATGCTCCACGGTGGTGGAAGGTAACCCGACGGCCACCGCGCCGAAGGATATGGGGCAGTACTACAACCAGCAGGTCAAGTGGGGGAGCTGTAGCGACTTCGGCGATGACGAGATGCCCGCGGGGGCCGAGTGCGCCCGCGTCACCGTGCCGGTCGACTACGACAATCCCGGCGGCGCGACCGCCAAGATCGCGATCTCGCGTATCAAGGCCACCGGGACCAAGATCGGGTCGCTGCTGTTCAATCCGGGCGGACCGGGTGTGCCGGGCATATCCATGGTGAATATCGCCGACAACACCCAACTGTCCGAGCGCTTCGACCGCGTCGGCTTCGACCCACGCGGCATCGGCGCCTCGCAGCCGTCCATCAAATGCCTCACCGCCACCGAGAACGATGCCGAGCGCGCCGAGGCGCCCAAGGACAATTCGCCCTCGGGTATCGCCGCCGCGGAGACCGAGAACAAGCAGTACGCGGACAAATGCGTCGAGCGCACCGGTAAGGACTTCCTCGCGCACGTCGGCACCCGCGAGGTCGTGCAGGACATGGACGTGATCCGCGCGGCGCTCGGCGATGCCAAGCTCAGCTATGTCGGCTACTCGTACGGCACCCGCCTGGGCTACGCCTACGCCGAGAAGTTCCCGGACAAGGTCCGCGCGCTCGTACTGGACGGCGCACTGGACCCGTCGCAGGATCCGGTCAAGGAGTCGGTGCTGCAGGCCACCAGCTTCCAGAGCGTGTTCAACAAATACGCCCAGGACTGCGCCACCAAGCAGGACTGCCCGCTCGGCAATGATCCGGCGCAGGCCGTGGCCCGCTTCCGCGCTCTGATGAATCCGTTGTGGGACAAGCCCGTTCCCACCGATGATCCGCGCGGCCTGCACTACGGCGACGCCATCACCGGTGTGCAGCAGACGCTGTACTCGAACCGGTACTGGCCCGCGCTGACCAAGGGTCTGCGCGAACTCGTCGCCGGAAAGGGCGACACCCTGCTGGCCCTGGCCGATATGTACGACGGCCGCCGCGATGACGGCACCTACGACAACAGCGCCGATGCCTTCAATGCCATTCGCTGTGTGGACGATCCGCCGATCACCGATCGCGCCGTCGCCGCCAAACAGGATGCCGAATACCGCAAGGGCGCACCGTTCCTGGACGACGCGCACGGCAGCGATGCCGCACCGCTGGAACTCTGCGCCATCTGGCCGGTGCCCAACACCAGCACCCCGCACCGGCTTTCGATTCCGGATCTGCCCAAGACCGTGGTGATCTCCACCACCAACGATCCGGCCACCCCGTACCAGGCCGGTGTCGATCTGGCGGATCAGTTGAAAGCCACCCTGATCACCTTCAACGGTGACCGCCATACCGTGTCGCTCTCGGGTGTGGAGTGCGTGGACGACCCGGTTATCGCGTACCTGGTGGACTTGAAGGAGCCCGCCGCCGGACTCACCTGCTGA